A genomic window from Rhodococcus sp. KBS0724 includes:
- a CDS encoding GNAT family N-acetyltransferase, producing the protein MLKLLGAKPVGGRDLDDVRRVLDADPIASCMIASRVEESGVDPRMIHGELWSRGGPSSSLCFAGANLVPLRGDIDSIRAFADRACRIPRMCSSVVGRAELALPLWEMLEMDWGSAREVRAEQPLLAVSEPISCLSDPLVRQVRPDELDIYLPAAVAMFIEEVGIDPRTNDGGRGYRHRVASLIASGRAWARIDDGQVVFKAEVGSVSSRCGQIQGVWVNPEFRGRGYGVTGTAAVAESIMATGRVASLYVNSFNTVARSTYARVGFRQVATFATVLLD; encoded by the coding sequence ATGCTGAAACTCCTCGGAGCCAAGCCGGTCGGCGGCCGTGATCTCGACGACGTTCGTCGTGTCCTCGACGCCGACCCTATTGCGTCGTGCATGATCGCCTCTCGGGTCGAAGAATCCGGTGTCGATCCACGCATGATCCACGGTGAGCTGTGGAGCCGCGGCGGCCCGTCGTCGTCGCTGTGTTTTGCCGGCGCCAATCTTGTGCCCCTTCGCGGAGACATCGACAGCATCCGCGCGTTCGCGGATCGGGCGTGCCGGATTCCGCGGATGTGTTCGTCGGTGGTCGGTCGCGCCGAGTTGGCCTTGCCGTTGTGGGAGATGCTCGAGATGGATTGGGGGAGCGCACGGGAAGTGCGCGCCGAACAACCTTTGCTCGCGGTGTCCGAGCCCATTTCATGTCTGTCCGATCCGTTGGTTCGACAGGTCCGGCCTGACGAACTCGACATCTATCTGCCGGCTGCAGTCGCCATGTTCATCGAGGAAGTGGGCATCGATCCCCGCACGAACGACGGTGGTCGTGGATACCGTCACCGTGTGGCGAGCTTGATCGCGTCGGGCCGAGCGTGGGCCAGAATCGACGACGGTCAGGTTGTTTTCAAGGCCGAGGTGGGTTCGGTGTCGTCACGGTGTGGTCAGATCCAAGGTGTGTGGGTCAATCCCGAGTTCCGTGGTCGTGGATACGGAGTGACGGGGACCGCTGCAGTCGCCGAATCGATCATGGCAACGGGCAGGGTCGCGAGTTTGTACGTGAACAGTTTCAACACCGTGGCGCGGTCCACGTATGCGCGGGTCGGGTTCCGGCAGGTTGCGACATTTGCGACGGTTCTCCTCGATTGA
- a CDS encoding AMP-binding protein, with the protein MSTDPTARVRELLDQYDTPGASAAELLCDRHPADGVAFTVVEADLSSVDLTYGYLREQSARFAAALSDLGVEPGDHVATLMGKSADLVVALLGIWRRGAVHVPLFTAFAAPAIAFRLTASGAKVVVSDANQLDKLAPSEDIPADAPWRVIVAGGALGGELDFAALVAAQDADDPKGAAQAVGGNGPMVQLFTSGTTGTPKGVPVPVRALASFHAYQEFGLDVRADDVFWNAADPGWAYGLYYALLGPLAAGTRSLLLHAGFSAPLTWQIIEKFGVTNFAAAPTVYRSLRADKTPVPAGISLRRASSAGEPLTPDVVAWSKDSLGVEVRDHYGQTEHGMFIVNAWADGLREDVRPGSMGLPLPGWSTAVLEDNSDEIAPAGTPGRVAIDTHNSPLMWFTGYVDAPEKTKQRFTEDGRWYITGDAGMTDEDGFFFFSSRDDDVIIMAGYRIGPFDVESVLVMHEHVIEAAVVGMPDELRGEVLEAFVVLREDVEGDDALEKELQTLVKKKFAAHAYPRTVHFVPSLPKTPSGKVQRYILRKG; encoded by the coding sequence ATGAGCACCGATCCCACGGCGCGGGTGCGTGAGCTTTTGGATCAGTACGACACCCCAGGCGCCAGCGCCGCAGAACTGCTCTGCGACCGGCACCCCGCGGACGGCGTTGCCTTCACCGTTGTCGAGGCAGACCTTAGCTCAGTGGACCTCACATACGGTTACCTACGTGAGCAGTCCGCCCGTTTTGCCGCGGCACTGTCGGACCTCGGAGTCGAACCGGGTGACCATGTTGCGACACTCATGGGCAAGTCCGCGGATCTGGTGGTCGCGCTGCTCGGGATCTGGCGCCGCGGCGCAGTTCACGTGCCGTTGTTCACGGCGTTCGCCGCTCCGGCGATCGCGTTCCGGTTGACTGCCAGCGGTGCGAAGGTCGTCGTTTCCGACGCTAATCAGCTGGACAAGCTGGCGCCGAGTGAGGACATCCCCGCCGACGCACCGTGGCGGGTCATTGTCGCGGGTGGCGCGCTCGGCGGCGAGTTGGACTTCGCCGCCCTGGTCGCGGCGCAAGATGCTGACGATCCGAAGGGAGCCGCGCAGGCCGTCGGTGGCAACGGCCCGATGGTGCAGTTGTTCACCAGTGGCACCACGGGAACACCCAAGGGTGTGCCGGTCCCGGTGCGTGCCCTGGCGTCGTTCCACGCGTATCAGGAGTTCGGTCTCGACGTCCGCGCGGACGACGTGTTCTGGAACGCCGCTGATCCGGGCTGGGCTTACGGTCTGTACTACGCGTTGCTCGGACCGTTGGCCGCCGGTACTCGAAGCCTGCTGCTGCACGCCGGTTTCTCGGCGCCGTTGACGTGGCAGATCATCGAGAAGTTCGGTGTCACAAACTTTGCCGCAGCACCGACGGTCTACCGCAGCCTGCGCGCCGACAAAACGCCTGTCCCCGCTGGTATCTCCTTGCGGCGCGCGTCGTCTGCCGGCGAGCCGCTGACTCCGGATGTTGTTGCCTGGTCCAAGGATTCACTGGGCGTCGAGGTTCGTGATCACTACGGACAGACCGAGCACGGAATGTTCATCGTCAACGCGTGGGCTGACGGTCTGCGCGAGGACGTGCGCCCTGGCTCCATGGGCCTGCCGTTGCCAGGGTGGTCTACCGCTGTGCTGGAAGACAATTCAGACGAGATTGCGCCGGCCGGGACGCCGGGACGGGTGGCGATCGACACTCACAACAGTCCGCTGATGTGGTTCACCGGCTACGTTGACGCGCCAGAGAAGACGAAACAGCGTTTCACCGAAGACGGACGGTGGTACATCACCGGCGACGCGGGCATGACGGACGAAGACGGTTTCTTCTTCTTCTCCTCGCGCGACGACGACGTCATCATCATGGCGGGCTACCGCATCGGCCCCTTCGACGTCGAGAGTGTGCTGGTCATGCACGAGCACGTCATCGAGGCTGCCGTTGTGGGTATGCCGGACGAGTTGCGCGGTGAGGTTCTCGAGGCGTTTGTCGTTCTGCGTGAAGACGTCGAGGGTGACGATGCGCTGGAGAAGGAACTGCAGACGCTGGTGAAGAAGAAGTTTGCCGCTCACGCTTACCCGCGTACGGTGCACTTCGTTCCGAGCTTGCCCAAGACTCCGAGTGGCAAGGTTCAGCGGTACATCTTGCGCAAGGGATAG
- the ispG gene encoding flavodoxin-dependent (E)-4-hydroxy-3-methylbut-2-enyl-diphosphate synthase: MTTPIGLGMPSAPAAILAPRRKTRQLKVGNVGVGSDFPISVQSMCTTKTHDINATLQQIAELTASGCDIVRVACPRQEDADALATIAKKSQIPVIADIHFQPRYIFAAIDAGCAAVRVNPGNIKEFDGRVKEVAKAAGDAGIPIRIGVNAGSLDPRLMAKYGKATPEALVESALWEAGLFEEHGFGDIKISVKHNDPVIMVEAYRQLAAKCDYPLHLGVTEAGPAFQGTIKSAVAFGALLAEGIGDTIRVSLSAPPAEEIKVGNQILQSLNLRPRKLEIVSCPSCGRAQVDVYTLADQVSAGLEGMEIPLRVAVMGCVVNGPGEAREADLGVASGNGKGQIFVKGEVIKTVPEAMIVETLIEEAMKIAEAMEGESPDGAPVVTVS; the protein is encoded by the coding sequence GTGACCACCCCCATCGGTTTGGGAATGCCCTCCGCACCCGCAGCGATTCTCGCTCCGCGACGCAAGACCCGTCAGTTGAAGGTCGGCAACGTAGGTGTGGGTAGCGATTTCCCCATCTCGGTGCAGTCGATGTGCACCACGAAGACGCACGACATCAATGCGACGCTCCAGCAGATCGCCGAACTGACCGCCTCCGGTTGTGACATCGTGCGCGTTGCGTGTCCACGCCAGGAAGACGCGGACGCTCTCGCGACCATTGCGAAGAAGAGCCAGATTCCGGTCATCGCGGATATTCATTTCCAGCCGCGGTACATCTTTGCTGCCATCGACGCCGGATGCGCCGCCGTCCGCGTCAACCCCGGAAACATCAAGGAATTCGACGGTCGTGTCAAAGAGGTGGCCAAGGCTGCCGGCGACGCCGGAATTCCGATTCGTATCGGCGTCAACGCCGGCTCGTTGGATCCCCGGTTGATGGCGAAGTACGGCAAGGCTACTCCGGAAGCGCTGGTCGAATCCGCGCTGTGGGAAGCCGGGTTGTTCGAGGAACACGGCTTCGGCGACATCAAGATCTCCGTCAAGCACAACGATCCCGTCATCATGGTCGAGGCCTACCGTCAGCTCGCAGCAAAATGCGACTACCCGCTGCATCTCGGTGTAACCGAGGCCGGTCCGGCATTCCAGGGCACCATCAAGTCCGCAGTGGCGTTCGGCGCTCTGCTGGCAGAGGGAATCGGCGACACCATTCGCGTGTCACTGTCCGCGCCGCCGGCCGAGGAGATCAAGGTCGGCAACCAGATCCTGCAGTCCTTGAACCTGCGTCCGCGCAAGCTCGAAATCGTGTCCTGCCCGTCCTGTGGGCGTGCACAGGTCGATGTCTACACGCTGGCCGACCAGGTGTCTGCGGGTCTCGAAGGTATGGAAATCCCGCTGCGCGTCGCCGTGATGGGCTGCGTTGTCAACGGGCCGGGTGAAGCCCGCGAAGCCGATCTCGGAGTGGCCTCCGGTAACGGCAAGGGCCAGATCTTCGTGAAGGGCGAGGTCATCAAAACGGTGCCAGAAGCCATGATCGTCGAGACTCTCATCGAGGAGGCTATGAAGATCGCAGAAGCCATGGAAGGTGAATCTCCCGACGGCGCACCGGTTGTCACGGTGAGCTGA
- a CDS encoding 2-aminoethylphosphonate ABC transporter substrate-binding protein — protein sequence MRLRPSIAVAALAVSVLSLTTACGGTGTAAGSGTETVTVYSADGLSSWYEGRFDAFTAQTGIAVNLVEAGSGEVVSRVDKEQSNPQADVIITLPPFIQKADAQGLLEPSGIDTAAVADDAKDAAGKYVPIVENYLSFIANPTASPAPATWDDLLTDQFMGKLQYSTPGQAGDGTAVLLLLQHLMGKEGALDYLGKLQTNNVGPSSSTGKLQPKVSNGELLVANGDVQMNLASIADDGSKFDIFFPADASGNRTTIALPYVMGLSKTAPSSEQAKKLMEFLLSEESQKTIATDALGVSVREDVRSAAGESTDKNTPAGVLQGVTVWTPNWNDVLSSLDADIAAYQKATGS from the coding sequence ATGCGTCTACGCCCGAGCATTGCCGTAGCTGCCCTCGCCGTGTCCGTCCTGTCGCTCACCACGGCCTGTGGTGGAACCGGCACCGCTGCCGGTTCAGGCACCGAGACCGTCACCGTGTACAGCGCCGACGGCCTGTCCAGTTGGTACGAGGGCAGATTCGACGCCTTCACCGCGCAGACCGGAATAGCCGTCAATCTGGTGGAAGCCGGATCCGGTGAGGTTGTCTCCCGCGTCGATAAGGAGCAGTCAAATCCGCAAGCCGACGTGATCATCACGCTGCCGCCGTTCATCCAGAAGGCCGACGCGCAAGGACTGCTCGAGCCCAGCGGAATCGATACCGCCGCGGTTGCCGACGACGCAAAAGACGCCGCAGGCAAGTACGTCCCCATCGTCGAAAACTACCTGTCGTTCATCGCCAACCCGACTGCATCGCCCGCTCCGGCGACGTGGGACGACCTGCTGACCGACCAGTTCATGGGCAAGTTGCAGTACTCCACGCCCGGTCAGGCCGGCGACGGCACCGCCGTGCTCCTGCTGCTCCAGCACCTCATGGGCAAGGAGGGCGCACTCGACTACCTCGGAAAACTGCAGACCAACAACGTCGGACCGTCGTCGTCCACCGGAAAGCTGCAACCCAAGGTCAGCAACGGCGAACTCCTGGTCGCCAACGGTGACGTCCAGATGAACCTCGCCTCCATCGCCGACGACGGATCGAAGTTCGACATCTTCTTCCCCGCCGACGCTTCCGGCAACCGCACCACCATCGCATTGCCGTACGTGATGGGCCTGTCCAAGACCGCACCGAGCAGCGAGCAGGCGAAGAAGCTGATGGAGTTCCTGCTGTCCGAGGAGTCTCAGAAGACCATCGCGACGGACGCGCTCGGCGTATCGGTCCGCGAGGATGTCCGCAGTGCCGCAGGCGAATCCACGGACAAGAACACCCCGGCGGGCGTACTGCAGGGCGTCACCGTCTGGACCCCGAACTGGAACGACGTCCTCAGCTCGCTCGACGCCGACATCGCGGCGTACCAGAAAGCCACCGGGAGCTGA
- a CDS encoding ABC transporter ATP-binding protein: MARTRLGRTLPQTAGVHGVLEHSAPAITFDRVSVAYGRGKTATQALVDFNLRVAPGETVALLGPSGSGKSTALKALAGFVRPTSGSVRLGTRDVTNLPPAQRGIGVVVQSYALFPHMKVSDNVAFGLRAHRVPRSEIGGRVAEALDMVGMSAFGKRLPRELSGGQQQRVAIARALAIRPGVLLLDEPLAALDAQLRESMLGELTSLRKALPDTAMLYVTHDQSEALALADRIAVMRNARLADIDTAQGLWKRPPSSFTASFLGGANLLPCTVTRVIGTSALVSIAGAPFTAHAPQPEIGHVEWESDMAAHLCVRPHAVGLTTVGARGSFAARIVSSVWRGSTTRITLDVDDLGGIRIDADVPGHDERPVDSVVGVVLPTEGCVLVPAETTP, encoded by the coding sequence ATGGCCAGAACCAGACTGGGGCGGACGCTCCCACAGACCGCCGGTGTGCACGGAGTGCTCGAACACTCCGCTCCCGCCATCACCTTCGACCGGGTCAGCGTTGCCTACGGCCGCGGAAAGACCGCAACCCAGGCACTGGTCGATTTCAACTTGCGAGTGGCACCGGGCGAAACCGTTGCATTGCTGGGGCCGAGTGGATCCGGCAAGTCGACGGCACTCAAAGCTCTCGCAGGGTTTGTCCGCCCCACGTCCGGTAGCGTCCGACTAGGTACCCGCGATGTCACCAACCTCCCTCCCGCACAACGAGGAATCGGCGTCGTCGTGCAATCGTATGCGCTCTTTCCCCATATGAAGGTCTCGGACAACGTCGCTTTCGGACTGCGCGCACACCGCGTTCCACGGTCGGAGATCGGCGGACGTGTCGCCGAGGCACTCGACATGGTCGGCATGTCTGCGTTCGGAAAGCGGCTTCCCCGTGAGCTTTCCGGCGGTCAGCAGCAGCGGGTAGCTATCGCCCGAGCGCTGGCCATTCGCCCCGGAGTGCTCCTACTCGACGAACCGCTGGCCGCCCTCGACGCCCAACTCCGCGAAAGCATGCTCGGCGAATTGACCAGCCTACGTAAGGCCCTCCCCGACACTGCGATGCTCTACGTCACGCACGACCAAAGCGAGGCCCTGGCGTTGGCCGACCGCATTGCCGTCATGCGCAATGCCAGACTCGCCGACATCGACACGGCACAGGGGCTGTGGAAACGACCGCCGTCCAGCTTCACCGCCTCGTTCCTGGGCGGAGCGAACTTGTTGCCCTGCACAGTCACCCGTGTCATCGGGACGTCTGCATTGGTCTCGATTGCCGGAGCACCATTCACTGCGCACGCGCCGCAACCCGAGATCGGGCATGTCGAATGGGAGTCCGATATGGCGGCTCACCTGTGCGTGCGACCTCATGCAGTGGGGCTGACCACCGTCGGTGCTCGCGGATCTTTTGCCGCACGAATAGTTTCCAGTGTCTGGCGCGGATCCACGACGCGCATCACCCTCGACGTCGACGATCTCGGCGGTATCCGGATAGACGCCGACGTCCCCGGGCACGACGAACGCCCCGTCGATTCCGTCGTCGGTGTTGTGCTACCCACCGAAGGCTGCGTCCTCGTTCCGGCGGAAACGACTCCATGA
- a CDS encoding penicillin-binding transpeptidase domain-containing protein: MNTRTFARSRSAQFLASCTAVLLAVGVSSCTPKPAGPEPVAQQFLSAFADRDIEEAAELTDRPDAAGAVLSDTWDELQAESMTAETTRVKIDGDTATVGYTYVWHLPKDRVWTYDGEMQMGRKDGGWSVRWSSTDVHPKLGDKQTMSLRSKPAPRARVNEHSGTDVLVPGIVYRVKFDRSKSADVVGAANALAATLVQFDSTLSGQSIAESSTAVKGDYLVTRLRSDDYERVAAQLAGISGVSVSDESDLVSTDPEFAPDLLGQIKKTIIDEVDGKAGWSVVTVNQNGVDSDTLTETAPQPVPSFTISLDRNIQIAAQRAVNVNADQAMMVVIEASTGAILAVAQNKAADRDGPVATTGLYPPGSTFKIVTAGAAISGGQATPETMVPCPGRIEIGERSVPNYNEFSLGTVPMATAFARSCNTTFAKLASEMEPDALTTAAAQFGIGPDYNVVGLPTDSGSVPPAPDLVQRTEDGFGQGLVVVSPFGMALAAATVAHGSTPVPQLISGRETVIDGDRTSISPEMVDGLRGMMRLVVTSGTAERVEDQGEVYGKTGEAEVDGGSHAWFVGYRGDLAFATLVVRGGSSDNAVGVTRDMFAALPEGY, from the coding sequence ATGAACACTCGGACTTTCGCGCGTAGCCGCTCCGCCCAGTTCCTGGCGTCCTGCACTGCTGTTTTGCTGGCAGTGGGGGTTAGCTCGTGCACTCCGAAGCCGGCGGGCCCTGAACCTGTTGCTCAGCAGTTCTTGAGTGCGTTTGCCGACCGGGATATCGAGGAAGCAGCGGAGTTGACGGATCGACCGGATGCCGCCGGTGCGGTGTTGAGCGATACGTGGGACGAGTTGCAGGCCGAGTCGATGACGGCGGAGACCACCAGGGTCAAGATCGACGGCGATACTGCGACGGTCGGCTATACCTACGTCTGGCACCTTCCGAAGGACCGTGTCTGGACGTACGACGGTGAGATGCAGATGGGCCGCAAGGATGGAGGCTGGTCCGTCCGTTGGAGTTCCACCGACGTCCACCCGAAACTCGGTGACAAGCAGACCATGTCGTTGCGGTCGAAACCGGCGCCCCGAGCAAGGGTCAACGAGCATTCGGGTACCGATGTTCTGGTTCCGGGAATTGTATACCGAGTCAAGTTCGATCGGTCGAAGAGTGCCGACGTCGTCGGTGCGGCAAATGCTTTGGCGGCGACGCTGGTTCAGTTCGATTCCACGCTGTCCGGCCAGTCGATAGCGGAGTCGTCGACGGCGGTGAAGGGGGACTACCTGGTCACTCGCTTGCGTAGCGACGACTACGAGCGGGTAGCGGCGCAGTTGGCCGGGATTTCCGGGGTGAGTGTCTCCGACGAGTCGGATCTGGTGTCCACAGACCCTGAGTTTGCACCGGATCTGTTGGGGCAGATCAAGAAGACGATCATCGACGAGGTGGACGGCAAGGCCGGGTGGAGTGTCGTGACGGTCAACCAGAACGGAGTTGACAGCGACACCTTGACGGAGACTGCGCCGCAACCGGTTCCGTCGTTCACGATCAGTCTCGACCGCAATATTCAGATCGCGGCGCAGCGCGCTGTCAATGTGAATGCGGATCAGGCGATGATGGTGGTGATCGAGGCGTCCACGGGAGCGATACTGGCGGTGGCCCAGAACAAGGCGGCGGACCGTGACGGTCCGGTCGCGACGACGGGTTTGTACCCGCCTGGTTCCACGTTCAAGATCGTGACTGCTGGTGCGGCAATTTCCGGTGGGCAGGCGACACCGGAGACGATGGTGCCGTGCCCCGGTCGCATCGAGATCGGTGAGCGCAGTGTGCCGAACTACAACGAGTTCTCACTTGGCACAGTGCCGATGGCAACGGCGTTCGCCCGTTCGTGCAATACAACTTTTGCGAAGCTGGCCAGCGAGATGGAACCCGATGCCTTGACTACTGCGGCAGCGCAGTTCGGCATTGGCCCGGATTACAACGTAGTGGGGTTGCCGACCGATTCCGGTTCGGTCCCGCCGGCGCCGGATCTGGTGCAGCGCACCGAAGACGGCTTCGGGCAGGGATTGGTGGTCGTCAGTCCGTTCGGTATGGCATTGGCTGCGGCGACGGTAGCCCATGGGTCCACGCCGGTGCCGCAACTGATTTCGGGTCGGGAAACCGTCATCGACGGTGATCGCACGTCCATCAGTCCGGAGATGGTGGACGGGTTGCGCGGCATGATGCGCTTGGTGGTGACGAGCGGTACGGCTGAGCGTGTCGAGGATCAGGGTGAGGTGTACGGCAAGACCGGTGAGGCCGAGGTCGACGGCGGCTCGCACGCATGGTTCGTCGGCTATCGAGGCGACTTGGCTTTTGCGACTCTTGTTGTGCGCGGCGGAAGTTCGGACAACGCTGTAGGCGTGACGCGGGATATGTTTGCAGCTCTCCCGGAAGGGTACTGA
- a CDS encoding ABC transporter permease, whose product MLLWTRSSRALVLGVFAVVVAVVFAAPIATVVAAALAGSWTGPLPSDLGGENFSAALSDDNLASLTVSLQTAFISGALALVVGTWAALAAREAPMWLRRTTDAVFHLPIAVPSVAIGLGLLITFNERPLLLGGTKWIVILAHTVLVLAFAFSSVSAALERLDPAYRQAAESLGAGPFRVLSRVTLPLLLPALGAAAGLSIALSMGELGATVMVYPATWKTLPVSIFGLTDRGQVFLAAANTTLLLAVTLIALMVVGRIRRR is encoded by the coding sequence GTGCTGCTGTGGACTCGAAGCTCTAGGGCGCTCGTTCTCGGTGTCTTCGCCGTCGTTGTCGCGGTGGTCTTCGCTGCCCCCATCGCCACCGTCGTCGCGGCCGCCTTGGCGGGGTCGTGGACCGGTCCCCTACCGTCGGATCTCGGTGGAGAGAACTTCTCCGCCGCACTCTCCGACGACAACCTCGCCAGCCTCACGGTGAGCCTGCAAACGGCCTTCATCTCCGGCGCACTCGCGCTGGTGGTCGGAACATGGGCAGCGTTGGCGGCCCGCGAGGCTCCGATGTGGTTGCGCCGCACCACCGACGCCGTGTTCCACCTACCCATCGCCGTGCCGTCCGTTGCCATCGGACTTGGTCTGCTGATCACGTTCAACGAGCGTCCACTGCTGCTCGGCGGCACCAAATGGATCGTGATTCTCGCGCACACCGTGTTGGTTCTCGCGTTTGCGTTCAGCTCGGTATCTGCTGCATTGGAACGCCTCGACCCCGCCTACCGACAAGCCGCCGAATCCCTCGGGGCGGGTCCGTTCCGCGTACTCTCCCGCGTCACTCTGCCCTTGCTGCTCCCGGCACTGGGTGCGGCAGCCGGGCTCTCGATCGCACTGTCGATGGGCGAACTTGGCGCCACCGTCATGGTCTACCCGGCAACGTGGAAGACACTGCCGGTCAGCATCTTCGGACTGACCGATCGCGGCCAGGTATTTCTCGCCGCAGCAAACACCACTCTGCTGCTGGCGGTCACCCTGATCGCCCTCATGGTCGTGGGCAGGATCCGTCGACGCTGA
- a CDS encoding 2-aminoethylphosphonate ABC transporter permease subunit, which yields MTTTMERPHSLTPTPEPTDPIPWRRIAWALPPVLLVLVFAVYPTARVLTESLTTADGSGFSTWSSVLGSELFRNALWRTIQIAVLSTLGCLILGTFLALVLAFVPFAGSKVVGRLIDTVLALPSFLITLAFTFLYGTAGAVNALIIRVTGNDTGPLNFLNTPLGVIAAEITFFTPFVVRPLLAAFTQIPREQLDVAASLGASPVRVLRQVVMPEAWPALLAGGSLVLLMTLNEFGIVLFTGAKDVVTLPVLIYTRGIVTFDLPGAAVIATVQVALSLGLYCLYRFTFNRLMGGSRAAVDSKL from the coding sequence ATGACAACAACAATGGAACGCCCCCACTCGCTCACACCTACGCCGGAGCCCACCGATCCGATTCCGTGGCGTCGTATCGCCTGGGCGTTGCCGCCGGTCCTTCTGGTGCTGGTCTTCGCGGTCTATCCCACCGCGCGCGTCCTCACCGAATCGCTCACCACCGCCGATGGGAGTGGCTTCTCCACCTGGTCGTCGGTGCTCGGTTCGGAATTGTTCCGGAACGCGCTGTGGCGAACAATTCAGATTGCCGTGCTCTCCACCCTGGGATGCCTGATCCTCGGAACCTTCCTGGCTCTGGTCCTCGCGTTTGTTCCGTTTGCCGGTTCCAAAGTTGTGGGGCGTCTGATCGACACAGTGCTCGCCCTGCCGTCGTTCCTCATCACGCTGGCCTTCACGTTCCTGTACGGAACAGCCGGCGCGGTCAACGCGTTGATCATCCGCGTCACCGGCAACGACACTGGACCACTGAACTTCCTCAATACGCCACTCGGCGTCATCGCGGCCGAGATCACGTTCTTCACACCGTTTGTCGTGCGGCCACTCCTCGCGGCCTTCACGCAGATTCCACGCGAACAACTCGACGTTGCCGCAAGTCTCGGCGCCTCACCCGTCCGTGTACTTCGACAGGTGGTGATGCCTGAAGCTTGGCCGGCTCTCCTGGCCGGCGGGTCGCTCGTACTTCTGATGACACTCAACGAATTCGGCATCGTACTGTTCACCGGCGCAAAAGATGTCGTCACCCTGCCGGTGCTCATCTACACCCGCGGCATCGTCACGTTCGACCTGCCGGGTGCAGCCGTGATCGCCACCGTCCAAGTTGCATTGTCGCTCGGCTTGTACTGCCTCTACCGCTTCACCTTCAACAGACTGATGGGAGGCAGCCGTGCTGCTGTGGACTCGAAGCTCTAG
- a CDS encoding LuxR C-terminal-related transcriptional regulator, whose amino-acid sequence MRSELRSIAAQGVVPVLFGGEVEGETLHLTEFVGTRTNNLKGLAIPPRSGMGGRAVAQRAPILVHDYGNSQSITHHFDRPVLSEGLHSIIAVPVMVAGKSRAVLYAAIRESAPLGDRAGDVMVSASRRLGMEFAIRDEVDRRLQLLQAASAASSDGMSTEEIRDVHAELRSVANSVTDSDLQIKLRGLSQRLALILRPADRDVVSAVTLTPREIDVLSQVALGCTNVEAAQRLSVSAETVKSYLRSAMGKLDASSRHEAVVTARRLGLLP is encoded by the coding sequence ATGCGGAGCGAACTCCGTTCGATCGCTGCTCAAGGCGTTGTTCCCGTGCTCTTCGGCGGCGAGGTGGAGGGCGAGACCCTGCACCTCACCGAGTTCGTCGGTACCCGCACCAACAACCTCAAGGGGCTCGCCATCCCGCCGCGCTCCGGCATGGGCGGTCGCGCCGTCGCTCAGCGGGCACCGATCCTGGTTCACGACTACGGCAATTCCCAGTCCATCACTCATCACTTCGATCGACCGGTACTGAGTGAAGGATTGCACTCCATCATCGCCGTTCCGGTCATGGTCGCCGGCAAATCCCGAGCGGTGCTCTATGCCGCAATCCGGGAGAGTGCCCCACTGGGCGACCGCGCCGGCGACGTCATGGTGTCCGCCTCCCGCCGACTGGGTATGGAATTCGCGATCCGCGACGAAGTCGACCGCCGCCTTCAGCTCCTGCAGGCCGCATCGGCCGCCAGTAGCGATGGCATGTCCACCGAAGAAATTCGCGACGTGCACGCCGAACTACGCAGTGTCGCCAACAGCGTCACGGATTCCGATCTGCAGATCAAACTCCGCGGACTGTCGCAACGTCTTGCATTGATCCTTCGCCCCGCCGACCGCGACGTTGTCTCTGCCGTGACCCTGACGCCACGCGAAATCGACGTCCTCTCCCAGGTCGCCCTGGGATGCACCAACGTCGAAGCAGCGCAGCGCCTCTCAGTCAGCGCCGAAACTGTGAAGAGCTATCTGAGAAGCGCAATGGGCAAGCTCGACGCGAGCTCGCGCCACGAAGCGGTAGTGACCGCACGACGTCTCGGCCTGCTGCCCTGA